The proteins below are encoded in one region of Flammeovirga kamogawensis:
- the bglX gene encoding beta-glucosidase BglX: protein MKTLYRLYLLIAFQFLIFSCNEKHSSTSTWKSYSGDKLIEHKVDSLLSLMTLEEKIGQMTQFSGHGTLTGPQINDDFKQYLEKGLVGSMFNVFGSDGLIKLQKQAMEHSRLHIPILFAADVIHGYETTFPIPLAESCSWDLDLMRRSARISAIEATAAGISWTFAPMVDIARDPRWGRALEGAGEDVFLSTKVAVARVQGFQGIDSYKDFTKNNTMLACTKHFAAYGAALAGRDYNSVDISDRTLRDTYLPPFQATVDAGVATFMTAFNTLNGVPSTGNKYLFSDILRGEWDFRGAVVTDYTAINEMIPHGFAKDLKQASELAVNAGIDMDMNGAAFIQNLKKLVEEGKVKESTIDNATARILELKFMLGLFDDPYKYMNQEREDALLSAPEHLEEALKNAERSIVLLKNDKELLPLKTSKRKRVALIGPMIKERNSLNGEWAIKGKREESVTLFEGLTNKYKNSSVTFQYAKGASLMGDAKSSEIREAVRLANKSDVLLVALGEEYNWSGEAASRSDITLPKAQKELLKALKKTGKPIVLVLLNGRPLDLSWEDENVTAIVEVWYPGTRAGDAVANVISGTYNPSAKLTMTFPRNIGQVPIYYNALNTGRPFDQNNPQDYKSFYLDVANTPLYPFGYGLSYSKFNYSNLKLSTDKLSKGETITASIDVKNVSNVDGEEIVQLYLQDVFASVAQPVKNLKGFKKIALKKGETKTVTFKITEELLKIIDIDSNYKAEPGDFNLWIGKSSNDSEQQTKFTYSL, encoded by the coding sequence ATGAAAACCCTATACAGATTATATCTATTAATAGCATTTCAGTTTCTCATATTTTCATGTAATGAGAAACACTCTTCAACTTCTACTTGGAAGAGTTACAGTGGTGATAAGTTAATAGAACACAAAGTTGATTCACTTTTATCACTTATGACATTAGAGGAGAAGATTGGTCAGATGACACAATTCTCTGGACATGGAACTTTAACTGGACCTCAAATAAATGATGATTTCAAACAATACCTAGAAAAAGGATTAGTGGGTAGTATGTTTAATGTTTTTGGTTCTGATGGATTGATAAAGTTACAGAAGCAAGCCATGGAACATTCAAGATTACATATTCCAATTTTATTTGCTGCAGATGTTATCCACGGATATGAAACTACATTCCCAATTCCATTAGCAGAATCTTGTTCTTGGGACCTAGACCTTATGAGAAGAAGTGCAAGAATTAGTGCTATAGAAGCAACAGCGGCAGGTATTAGCTGGACGTTTGCACCAATGGTAGATATTGCAAGAGACCCACGTTGGGGTAGAGCTTTAGAAGGAGCTGGCGAAGATGTGTTCTTAAGTACGAAAGTTGCAGTAGCAAGAGTGCAAGGTTTTCAAGGAATTGATTCATATAAAGATTTTACTAAGAATAATACAATGTTAGCTTGTACTAAGCACTTTGCAGCTTACGGTGCAGCTTTAGCAGGTAGAGATTATAACAGTGTTGATATATCAGATAGAACATTAAGAGATACTTATCTTCCTCCTTTTCAAGCAACAGTAGATGCTGGTGTTGCCACATTTATGACAGCTTTTAATACTTTAAATGGTGTGCCATCAACAGGAAATAAATATTTATTCTCTGATATTTTAAGAGGTGAGTGGGATTTTAGAGGAGCTGTTGTAACAGATTATACTGCAATTAACGAAATGATTCCTCATGGCTTTGCTAAAGATTTAAAACAAGCATCAGAACTTGCTGTAAATGCAGGTATAGATATGGACATGAATGGTGCAGCCTTTATTCAGAATTTGAAAAAATTAGTAGAAGAAGGAAAAGTAAAAGAAAGCACTATTGATAATGCAACTGCAAGAATTTTAGAATTAAAATTTATGTTGGGCTTGTTTGACGATCCATATAAATATATGAATCAAGAGAGAGAAGATGCTTTACTGTCTGCTCCTGAACATTTAGAAGAAGCATTAAAAAATGCTGAAAGATCAATTGTTCTTTTAAAGAACGATAAAGAGCTATTGCCTTTAAAAACATCAAAAAGAAAGCGTGTAGCACTTATTGGCCCTATGATTAAAGAAAGAAATAGCTTAAATGGAGAATGGGCTATTAAAGGGAAAAGAGAAGAAAGTGTTACTTTATTTGAAGGATTAACGAATAAATATAAAAACTCATCAGTAACATTCCAATATGCTAAAGGAGCATCTTTAATGGGCGATGCAAAGAGCAGTGAAATTAGAGAAGCAGTAAGATTAGCAAATAAAAGTGATGTTTTATTAGTAGCTCTAGGAGAAGAATATAATTGGTCTGGAGAAGCAGCAAGTAGATCTGATATTACACTTCCTAAAGCACAAAAGGAATTATTGAAGGCACTGAAAAAAACGGGTAAGCCTATCGTTTTAGTACTTTTAAATGGTAGACCTCTTGATCTATCTTGGGAAGATGAGAATGTAACGGCAATTGTAGAAGTGTGGTACCCTGGTACAAGAGCAGGAGACGCAGTGGCAAATGTTATTTCTGGTACATACAACCCATCAGCGAAGTTAACTATGACTTTCCCTCGCAATATTGGTCAAGTTCCAATTTATTACAATGCCTTAAATACAGGTAGACCATTTGATCAAAATAACCCTCAAGATTATAAATCTTTTTATTTAGATGTAGCTAATACTCCACTTTATCCTTTCGGATATGGATTAAGTTATTCAAAATTTAACTATTCAAATTTAAAATTATCTACAGATAAATTATCAAAAGGTGAAACGATTACTGCAAGTATTGATGTTAAGAATGTTAGTAATGTTGATGGAGAAGAAATTGTACAACTTTATTTACAAGATGTTTTTGCTTCAGTAGCACAACCAGTAAAAAATTTGAAAGGGTTTAAGAAAATAGCATTGAAAAAAGGAGAGACTAAAACAGTTACTTTTAAAATAACAGAAGAGTTATTGAAAATAATTGATATTGACTCTAACTATAAAGCCGAACCAGGGGATTTTAACCTTTGGATTGGTAAATCATCTAACGATTCGGAACAACAAACAAAATTTACTTACTCCCTTTAA
- the arfB gene encoding alternative ribosome rescue aminoacyl-tRNA hydrolase ArfB: MNKEVLIKELQFKAIRSSGAGGQHVNKVSSKVVLSFNVEKSEGLNSREKTLLYKNISSRLTNDKELILACDDSRSQVQNKNKVIDRFFDLLKVGLFVPKKRLASKPSKASIKRMKDKKKKRGDLKKLRQKPNY, encoded by the coding sequence ATGAATAAAGAGGTACTCATAAAAGAATTGCAATTTAAGGCTATTAGAAGTTCTGGTGCCGGAGGGCAACATGTAAACAAGGTATCATCTAAGGTGGTCCTTTCTTTTAATGTCGAAAAATCAGAAGGACTAAATAGTCGTGAGAAAACCTTATTGTATAAGAATATCTCTTCTAGGTTAACAAATGATAAAGAACTTATACTTGCTTGTGATGATTCTAGAAGTCAAGTACAGAATAAGAATAAGGTAATTGATCGTTTTTTTGACTTGCTAAAAGTAGGACTATTTGTCCCTAAAAAAAGACTAGCCTCAAAACCAAGTAAAGCATCTATAAAACGAATGAAAGACAAAAAGAAAAAGCGTGGCGATTTGAAAAAGCTAAGACAAAAACCTAATTATTAA
- a CDS encoding CAP domain-containing protein encodes MKKIITASLISLAIISCKKNEKIEPLKKENDTELLSKSFKSRRDSIAAEVANKGKVKADAKTKTGTKKDATGNKPSSGTTTIVKKNPPKTTTPSTGSGNTNKGNTGTGSFVNTGGSKTPTPPQAIPPKRINGLNSPISSTGIVAYTENPQAGKADTDLLSLKELSDLVHLNTVTPEQEKWSREFVAECNKARAAFAAGEAAWENYVLNDLQISRHKFIDNEISYVNVVRDINNLKFYSQHKSTQLSPQPLSYNKDLTIGSVKWQKFMLSTMNANSGKSLAHEDVSGKLGFDLSTKAEGKGTSAEVVAGGTTPRQAVIDWIRDDQNKPTNWMHRTNILSADYTKAGGFADVTISKGQAKSVGRFTW; translated from the coding sequence ATGAAAAAAATTATTACAGCCTCTCTTATATCATTAGCTATTATTTCGTGTAAAAAGAATGAAAAAATAGAACCTTTAAAAAAAGAAAATGATACTGAATTATTATCAAAATCTTTTAAAAGTAGAAGAGATAGTATTGCTGCAGAAGTTGCAAATAAAGGCAAAGTTAAAGCGGATGCTAAGACTAAGACAGGAACAAAAAAAGATGCTACTGGAAATAAGCCAAGTAGTGGGACAACTACAATAGTTAAAAAGAACCCTCCTAAAACAACAACTCCATCTACTGGTTCTGGAAACACAAACAAAGGAAACACAGGAACTGGTTCTTTTGTAAATACAGGTGGATCTAAAACACCTACACCTCCACAAGCTATTCCTCCAAAAAGAATAAATGGATTAAATTCTCCAATTTCTTCTACAGGTATTGTAGCTTATACTGAAAACCCACAAGCAGGTAAAGCAGATACTGATTTACTTTCTTTAAAAGAATTAAGTGATTTGGTACATTTAAATACCGTAACACCTGAGCAAGAAAAATGGTCTCGCGAATTTGTTGCTGAATGTAATAAAGCTAGAGCTGCATTTGCTGCAGGAGAAGCAGCTTGGGAAAATTATGTGTTAAATGATTTACAGATTTCAAGACATAAATTTATTGATAATGAAATCAGTTACGTAAACGTTGTTAGAGATATTAATAACTTGAAATTTTATTCTCAACATAAAAGCACACAATTATCTCCTCAACCATTATCTTACAATAAAGACTTAACCATTGGTAGTGTAAAATGGCAGAAATTTATGCTTTCTACAATGAATGCTAATAGTGGTAAAAGTTTAGCACATGAAGATGTTAGTGGAAAATTAGGTTTTGATTTATCTACAAAAGCTGAGGGTAAAGGAACTTCTGCTGAAGTTGTAGCAGGAGGAACAACACCACGTCAGGCAGTAATTGACTGGATTAGAGATGATCAAAATAAACCTACAAATTGGATGCATAGAACAAATATACTAAGTGCAGATTACACTAAAGCTGGTGGTTTTGCAGATGTAACAATTTCTAAAGGTCAGGCTAAATCTGTTGGTAGATTTACTTGGTAA
- a CDS encoding GumC domain-containing protein, translated as MKKILIPILLLSATISCNKKDSEITPVQENEKSVKKEEQLKVANETEVEKAQKMLEKAKQTSKEITQKEIAAQEQLKKADEAIQKAKKEASQADSSKKKEADEKVIAAEKKKEELLKVTNNIKKVAEKSKDAIKTAEKALEIAKKSEETKSKIASEKDDEKVKELKLELEKDKELADKTKLLAKELVDGVDKELNVELSDIKTINKENEEALKKYEDEMRTSLAETKALYDKIKKHTDIIEVESNKTNNYNTLNDVPAFKKSVEVAKQNAVNLSTYFNEMVVIKDKMHNEAYNHTMYGTEREIIERTEELRNNLEKIKQIVDDAEYYIRQSKSQISSMESYFSTFESNLNTQKNRKLKNLQEEVATAKRSLKSAIEGVDYQKINIRKLEVKIINHNSRIKQFEDRIKQLEELLKNQPADRDGSNTKNEIKELRNKIIRENNIYDENSIRSNIATQKSYLVQLEKELEDAKKLVAIREQELQQLK; from the coding sequence ATGAAAAAAATATTAATCCCAATTTTACTATTGTCAGCAACAATTAGCTGTAACAAAAAAGATTCTGAAATTACCCCTGTTCAAGAAAATGAAAAGAGTGTAAAAAAGGAAGAACAGTTGAAAGTAGCTAATGAAACAGAAGTTGAAAAAGCACAAAAAATGCTTGAAAAAGCAAAACAAACTTCTAAAGAAATTACTCAAAAAGAAATTGCAGCTCAAGAACAACTTAAGAAGGCTGATGAGGCTATCCAAAAAGCTAAAAAAGAGGCATCTCAAGCAGATAGCTCTAAAAAGAAAGAAGCTGATGAAAAAGTAATAGCTGCCGAAAAGAAAAAAGAAGAGTTACTAAAAGTAACAAATAACATAAAAAAAGTAGCTGAAAAATCTAAAGATGCTATAAAAACTGCTGAAAAAGCATTAGAAATAGCAAAGAAATCTGAAGAAACGAAAAGCAAAATTGCATCTGAAAAAGATGATGAAAAAGTAAAAGAGCTCAAATTAGAATTAGAAAAAGATAAAGAGCTTGCTGATAAAACTAAGCTTTTAGCTAAAGAATTAGTAGATGGTGTTGATAAAGAATTAAATGTTGAGTTATCTGATATAAAAACAATTAATAAAGAGAATGAAGAAGCTTTAAAAAAGTATGAAGATGAGATGAGAACATCTTTAGCTGAAACTAAAGCATTGTATGATAAAATAAAAAAACATACAGATATCATTGAGGTAGAGAGTAATAAAACAAATAATTATAATACATTAAACGATGTTCCTGCATTCAAAAAATCTGTAGAGGTTGCAAAACAAAATGCAGTAAACCTATCAACTTATTTTAACGAAATGGTAGTGATTAAAGATAAAATGCATAACGAAGCATATAATCACACTATGTATGGTACTGAAAGAGAAATCATTGAGCGTACTGAGGAGTTAAGAAATAATCTTGAAAAGATAAAACAAATAGTAGATGATGCAGAATACTATATTAGACAATCAAAAAGTCAAATATCTTCAATGGAAAGCTATTTCTCAACTTTTGAAAGTAATTTAAATACTCAGAAAAATAGAAAATTAAAAAACCTTCAAGAAGAAGTAGCTACGGCTAAAAGAAGTCTTAAAAGTGCAATAGAAGGAGTAGACTATCAAAAAATTAATATTAGAAAATTAGAAGTTAAAATCATCAATCATAATTCTAGAATTAAACAATTTGAAGACCGAATTAAGCAGTTAGAAGAACTACTTAAAAACCAACCTGCAGATCGTGATGGTAGTAATACAAAAAACGAGATAAAAGAATTAAGAAATAAAATCATTAGAGAGAATAATATTTATGATGAAAATTCAATTAGAAGTAACATTGCAACTCAAAAAAGTTATTTAGTTCAATTAGAAAAAGAGCTTGAAGATGCAAAGAAATTAGTTGCTATTCGTGAGCAAGAGTTACAACAATTGAAATAA
- the panB gene encoding 3-methyl-2-oxobutanoate hydroxymethyltransferase, translated as MSIQTPRTKKVTALELQKMKKRGEKITFLTSYDYTMAKIVDNAGIDAILVGDTASNVMAGNDTTLPITLDNMIYHAKSVVNAVENAMVVSDIPFGSYQGDPLQALHAAVRIMKESGANAVKVEGGEEIKESIQKILTAGIPVVGHLGLTPQSIFKFGTFSVQAKKEEEAKLLLKNAKLLEELGCFAVVLEAIPADLAKEVSEALTIPTIGIGAGPDTDGQVLVIHDMLGMTPNFKPKYLRKYAEVGQIMDNAIKNYISDVKEKAFPSYDESY; from the coding sequence ATGTCAATTCAAACTCCTAGAACAAAAAAAGTTACTGCTCTTGAACTTCAGAAAATGAAAAAAAGAGGTGAAAAGATTACTTTCTTAACATCGTATGATTATACTATGGCTAAGATTGTAGACAATGCAGGTATAGATGCTATCCTTGTTGGGGATACTGCTTCAAATGTAATGGCTGGTAATGATACTACGTTACCAATCACCCTAGATAACATGATTTATCATGCTAAATCTGTTGTAAATGCAGTAGAGAACGCAATGGTTGTTTCTGATATTCCTTTCGGAAGTTATCAAGGAGATCCACTCCAAGCTTTACATGCCGCAGTAAGAATCATGAAAGAATCGGGGGCTAATGCTGTAAAAGTTGAAGGTGGTGAAGAAATTAAAGAATCAATCCAAAAAATTTTAACAGCAGGAATCCCTGTTGTAGGTCATCTTGGATTAACCCCACAATCAATCTTTAAGTTTGGTACGTTTTCAGTTCAAGCTAAAAAAGAAGAAGAAGCTAAATTATTACTAAAAAATGCCAAACTATTAGAAGAGCTAGGTTGCTTTGCCGTTGTTTTAGAAGCAATTCCAGCTGATTTAGCAAAAGAAGTATCCGAAGCATTAACAATACCTACAATTGGTATTGGCGCTGGTCCTGATACAGATGGTCAAGTATTAGTTATTCATGATATGTTGGGTATGACTCCTAATTTCAAACCAAAATACCTTAGAAAGTATGCAGAAGTTGGTCAAATTATGGACAATGCTATCAAAAATTATATTTCTGATGTAAAAGAAAAAGCTTTTCCTTCTTATGATGAATCCTATTAA
- a CDS encoding bestrophin family protein: protein MIVNKNLSFRNVLSFTWFHIIWIICWVTFASFLFQTLNWKFLSMPWLPISIIGTAVSFYVGFKNNQSYGRLWEARKIWGGIINSSRKFGAMVKSYVSDLNVEATEGELYAIKKRLIYRHIAWNYVLRKQLLVPTPWEHLSQGKTMNKMIKKRMKDYGIGLVDNNEIDEILTQFLDTLEKDKLLTYKNVATQLIDLQSQDLLQLRKAGLIDDFRHMELQKILNEFYDCQGKCERLKKFPLPRQYGAMSGVFVGIFIILLPFGMIPEFEKFGHIGGWLSIPATSLIAWVFLTMELVGDYSENPFEGLGNDIPMMSLCRVIEIDLRDMLDEKDLPEPIKAKKGILM, encoded by the coding sequence ATGATTGTAAATAAAAATTTATCGTTTAGAAACGTCCTGAGTTTTACTTGGTTCCATATTATTTGGATTATCTGCTGGGTTACGTTTGCTAGCTTTCTATTTCAAACGCTGAATTGGAAATTTTTAAGTATGCCTTGGCTTCCTATATCAATAATAGGCACAGCAGTTTCTTTTTATGTAGGTTTTAAAAATAACCAATCCTATGGTAGGTTATGGGAAGCTCGTAAAATTTGGGGCGGAATTATTAATTCTAGTAGAAAATTTGGGGCAATGGTAAAATCTTACGTTTCAGATTTAAATGTAGAGGCTACAGAAGGAGAGTTATATGCCATTAAAAAGCGATTAATTTACAGACATATTGCATGGAACTATGTGCTTAGAAAGCAATTATTAGTACCTACCCCTTGGGAGCATTTATCACAAGGAAAAACTATGAATAAGATGATCAAAAAACGTATGAAAGATTACGGAATTGGTCTGGTTGATAATAATGAAATAGATGAAATTTTAACTCAATTTCTTGATACATTAGAGAAAGATAAATTATTAACTTATAAAAATGTAGCAACACAATTAATTGATTTACAATCTCAGGATTTATTACAATTACGTAAGGCAGGGTTAATAGATGATTTCAGACACATGGAATTACAGAAAATCTTAAACGAGTTCTATGACTGCCAAGGAAAGTGCGAACGTTTAAAGAAGTTCCCTTTACCAAGACAGTACGGCGCTATGAGTGGCGTATTTGTAGGTATTTTTATTATTCTATTACCATTTGGGATGATTCCTGAATTCGAGAAATTTGGTCACATTGGTGGTTGGCTTTCTATTCCTGCAACAAGTTTAATTGCTTGGGTATTTTTAACGATGGAACTAGTAGGAGATTATTCTGAAAATCCTTTTGAAGGATTAGGAAACGATATTCCTATGATGTCATTATGCAGAGTTATAGAAATTGACCTTAGAGATATGTTAGATGAAAAAGATCTACCTGAGCCTATAAAAGCAAAAAAAGGTATTTTAATGTAA
- the gntH gene encoding guanitoxin biosynthesis MBL fold metallo-hydrolase GntH: MKKFILSISLLIISLATVSAQDNNYKGNYKGTDTKAAGVVNNHENIVTEDINQFKNTPEVFQHDKEQLQTTLTGGIPMGRWNEGLMFDGIAPSDHFVSAANWYPNTETVKEDEIRIIFMGSSPLIRPGQANTSILMQFGNGKNLVFDIGEGAVANFVGAGIALNEINDIFITHLHVDHYGSLPYVYMFGAWNGRWNEPLRVNGPSGSEPKYGTAHMVEGMKSMTEWHRDAFDVFPIGRGWEIEVNEFDFTDDGGVIYDVDGIQVTHWQQSHCKDGASAYRVEWNGMSIVFSGDGRPNKLTAKYGANADVLITEMQVEVVNITSQVYGVPPVLTRYTIDTHHNPAYAAGKLYNDSQPRLAMATHTTDDLYANNEMVAEVREHWDGPFHFGFDGVVVNVSKEKIWVRDGILPDYPNATPPQQGTMVADNGGLIIPEPRKKREDMQNQYIRDMQYDESEYYPEGYQPELMETWPSDKPIFVPTEKIPSSMKRRRADFDEQGNFIKTK, translated from the coding sequence ATGAAAAAATTTATATTATCTATATCACTATTAATTATAAGTCTAGCAACAGTTTCAGCTCAAGACAATAATTACAAAGGAAACTACAAAGGAACAGATACAAAAGCTGCCGGTGTTGTTAATAATCATGAGAATATAGTAACAGAAGATATTAATCAGTTTAAAAATACTCCAGAGGTTTTTCAACATGATAAAGAACAATTACAGACTACTTTAACTGGCGGTATACCAATGGGAAGATGGAATGAGGGCTTAATGTTTGATGGAATTGCACCATCTGATCACTTTGTTTCTGCTGCAAACTGGTATCCAAATACAGAAACAGTTAAGGAAGATGAAATAAGAATAATCTTTATGGGATCTTCACCTCTTATACGTCCAGGACAAGCCAATACCTCTATTTTAATGCAATTTGGGAATGGCAAAAATTTAGTTTTTGATATTGGAGAAGGAGCTGTTGCCAATTTTGTTGGTGCGGGTATTGCCTTAAACGAAATCAACGACATATTTATTACACACTTACACGTTGACCACTACGGTTCTCTACCTTATGTATACATGTTTGGAGCATGGAATGGTAGATGGAATGAGCCTTTAAGAGTAAATGGACCGTCTGGATCTGAACCAAAATATGGTACAGCACATATGGTAGAAGGCATGAAATCTATGACCGAATGGCACAGAGATGCTTTTGATGTGTTCCCGATTGGTAGAGGTTGGGAAATTGAAGTAAATGAATTTGATTTTACAGATGATGGTGGTGTTATCTATGACGTAGACGGTATACAGGTGACACACTGGCAACAATCTCACTGTAAAGATGGTGCTTCTGCTTATAGAGTTGAGTGGAACGGAATGTCTATTGTATTCTCTGGTGATGGTAGACCAAACAAATTAACGGCTAAATATGGTGCTAATGCAGATGTTTTAATTACCGAAATGCAAGTAGAAGTTGTAAACATTACATCGCAAGTATATGGTGTTCCTCCAGTTTTAACACGTTACACAATTGACACACACCACAACCCTGCCTATGCTGCTGGTAAATTATATAATGATTCTCAACCAAGATTAGCAATGGCTACTCACACAACAGATGATTTATATGCAAACAACGAAATGGTAGCAGAGGTTAGAGAACATTGGGACGGTCCTTTTCACTTTGGTTTTGATGGTGTTGTTGTAAATGTTTCGAAAGAAAAAATATGGGTTAGAGATGGTATTTTACCAGATTATCCAAACGCAACGCCTCCTCAGCAAGGTACAATGGTAGCAGATAATGGCGGTTTAATTATTCCTGAACCTCGTAAGAAACGTGAGGATATGCAAAACCAATATATCAGAGATATGCAATATGATGAGAGTGAGTATTATCCAGAAGGATACCAACCTGAGCTTATGGAAACTTGGCCTTCTGATAAACCAATCTTTGTTCCAACTGAAAAAATTCCTTCATCAATGAAGAGAAGAAGAGCAGATTTTGATGAACAAGGAAACTTTATCAAAACTAAATAA
- a CDS encoding DinB family protein encodes MNTIEMLKVQTESTYKWVNTLLESIPFKEWDTIPDNLATNVTWQVGHLILSVNYHSIMAIKGPEPELYQKFPIQEYARLFIKADPAECIGLTDAEELLEHFKMVQKSSISIISQLLEEELEHKLEPTKVPHPVANNKFEALDWNNKHTMWHCGQLGILKRIVDQRYDFGLKF; translated from the coding sequence ATGAATACTATTGAAATGCTTAAGGTACAAACAGAAAGTACCTATAAATGGGTAAATACTTTATTAGAAAGTATTCCTTTTAAAGAATGGGATACAATTCCAGATAATTTGGCCACTAATGTAACTTGGCAAGTTGGGCATTTAATACTAAGTGTTAATTACCATTCTATTATGGCTATTAAAGGACCTGAGCCAGAGTTATATCAGAAATTTCCTATTCAAGAATATGCAAGGTTGTTTATAAAGGCCGATCCTGCAGAATGTATTGGTTTAACAGATGCAGAGGAATTACTTGAACACTTTAAAATGGTACAAAAGTCTTCTATCTCAATAATATCTCAACTCTTGGAAGAGGAATTAGAACACAAACTAGAGCCAACTAAAGTACCACACCCTGTTGCAAATAATAAATTTGAAGCATTAGATTGGAATAATAAACATACAATGTGGCATTGTGGACAACTAGGTATCTTAAAAAGAATTGTAGATCAACGTTATGATTTTGGCCTAAAATTTTAG
- a CDS encoding MATE family efflux transporter, which translates to MSNKILEHESGKVLISMSIPISLGMLSTFLFQVIDTYFVGQLGANELAALSFASTVYFMVVGAFLGLAVGVSILVGKYAGSNQDFQLREVFFIGAILSIVLAIILSGILIKGHDTIFLFLGASANLLPYIKEYMVVILIGMPLLTFGMMAGANLRAKGNIVMPDVIMGIAGVINLLLDYALIFGHLGFDAYGIKGAGLATAGSWVFVAIAMFYFLVKDGIIKKDSFKAIQKFIQYTKQIFSLGAPVIVTQVIQPFTLMFITYLLASQSEFAVAAYGVAGRIEMLLMIGISGVSMAITPFIAQNFGARNKERIDEAIVFGGKSSVYIGLLICIVLMTFAKPIAGIFTNDPIIVGDIVTYFYWVAPSFIFYGLFLVTSSILNGLQQSKKSLRIMLIKTLLFTVPLAIVGSTWGVEGIFIGVSLSNVLGGIYASIVMKKDLEKAKSVLTETSAFQEYKNDLVGVFRK; encoded by the coding sequence ATGAGTAATAAAATATTAGAACACGAAAGTGGTAAGGTACTTATTTCTATGAGTATACCCATTAGTTTAGGGATGTTATCAACGTTTCTATTTCAAGTAATAGATACTTATTTTGTAGGACAATTGGGTGCGAACGAACTTGCCGCTCTTAGTTTTGCATCAACAGTATATTTTATGGTAGTAGGTGCTTTTTTAGGCTTGGCTGTTGGTGTATCTATTTTAGTTGGAAAATACGCAGGATCAAATCAAGATTTTCAATTGCGTGAAGTGTTTTTTATCGGAGCAATTTTGTCTATTGTATTGGCAATTATCTTATCAGGAATATTGATAAAAGGACACGATACAATTTTTCTCTTCTTGGGTGCATCAGCAAATCTCCTTCCATATATAAAAGAGTATATGGTGGTAATTCTTATTGGTATGCCGTTGTTAACTTTTGGAATGATGGCAGGGGCAAATTTGCGTGCAAAAGGGAATATTGTAATGCCAGATGTAATTATGGGTATTGCCGGCGTAATTAATTTATTATTGGATTATGCTTTAATTTTTGGGCACTTGGGATTCGATGCCTACGGTATAAAAGGAGCAGGTTTGGCAACCGCAGGATCGTGGGTATTTGTTGCTATTGCCATGTTCTATTTTCTTGTGAAAGATGGCATTATTAAGAAAGATAGTTTTAAGGCTATTCAGAAATTTATACAGTATACAAAGCAAATATTTTCTTTAGGAGCACCAGTTATAGTTACTCAGGTTATTCAACCATTTACACTCATGTTTATTACTTATCTATTGGCTAGTCAATCGGAGTTTGCAGTAGCAGCCTATGGTGTAGCAGGAAGAATAGAAATGTTATTAATGATTGGAATATCTGGAGTAAGTATGGCAATAACACCATTTATTGCCCAGAATTTTGGCGCAAGAAATAAAGAAAGAATAGATGAAGCAATTGTTTTTGGAGGAAAGTCATCCGTGTATATTGGCTTATTAATTTGTATAGTTCTAATGACTTTTGCAAAGCCAATAGCAGGCATTTTTACAAACGATCCAATTATTGTAGGTGATATTGTAACTTACTTTTATTGGGTAGCTCCATCATTTATTTTTTATGGATTATTCTTGGTTACCTCATCTATTTTAAATGGTTTACAACAATCAAAAAAATCACTTCGTATTATGCTTATCAAGACCCTTTTATTTACTGTACCTTTAGCAATAGTAGGTAGTACATGGGGAGTTGAAGGCATATTTATAGGTGTATCTCTTAGTAATGTTTTGGGTGGAATTTATGCTTCTATTGTAATGAAAAAAGATTTAGAAAAAGCAAAATCAGTCTTAACTGAAACTAGTGCTTTTCAAGAATATAAAAATGATTTAGTAGGCGTTTTTAGAAAGTGA